In Acinetobacter piscicola, a single window of DNA contains:
- the efp gene encoding elongation factor P has product MAYYSTNDFKSGLKVMLDGNPCAIMENEYVKPGKGQAFNRVKLRNLRSGKVLEKTFKSGDSLEAADIVEVEMDYLYNDGEMWNFMDPVTFEQIAADKTAMGDAAKWLKDDSNEKCTIMLFNGVPLTVNAPNFVVLKIVETDPGVRGDTSGGGGKPAKLETGAVVRVPLFVQQEESVRVDTRTGDYLERA; this is encoded by the coding sequence ATGGCCTATTATTCTACAAATGATTTCAAGTCAGGCCTTAAGGTCATGCTTGACGGTAACCCATGCGCAATCATGGAAAATGAATACGTTAAACCTGGTAAAGGTCAAGCGTTTAACCGTGTAAAATTACGTAACTTACGTTCTGGTAAAGTTTTAGAAAAAACTTTTAAATCAGGCGACTCATTAGAAGCTGCAGACATCGTAGAAGTTGAAATGGACTATCTATATAACGATGGTGAAATGTGGAACTTCATGGATCCTGTAACATTTGAACAGATCGCGGCAGATAAAACTGCAATGGGTGATGCTGCAAAATGGTTAAAAGATGATTCAAATGAAAAATGTACGATCATGTTGTTCAATGGCGTACCTTTAACAGTGAATGCACCAAACTTCGTGGTGTTAAAAATTGTTGAAACTGATCCAGGTGTTCGTGGTGATACATCTGGCGGTGGCGGTAAACCTGCGAAACTTGAAACAGGTGCTGTGGTACGTGTTCCATTATTCGTACAGCAAGAAGAAAGCGTTCGTGTAGATACCCGTACAGGTGATTATTTAGAACGTGCATAA
- the epmB gene encoding EF-P beta-lysylation protein EpmB codes for MINYLYQEQNWQSQMNQLITDPHELLDILQLSPEQLLSGAILASEQFKLRVPRAFVAKMQKSNPFDPLLLQVLPHHLELEEHAGFVTDPLGEEAANQLAGVLHKYKSRFLLTLTGACAIHCRYCFRRHFPYQENLPKNEDWQHIKNYLLNHPDINEVILSGGDPLTLSNRKLALWLERLESLQQIKILRIHSRVPIVIPERIDEELTYLLKNSRLRVILVVHANHAAELDSTTCSKLSSLVQQQVLVLNQSVLLKGVNDSTEVLVELSQRLFEAGVLPYYLHVLDKVKGAHHFDLQADTIDQIYTDLLANLPGYLVPKLVREIAGEKNKTPLFGAITF; via the coding sequence ATGATAAACTATTTATACCAAGAGCAAAACTGGCAATCTCAAATGAATCAGTTAATTACTGATCCTCATGAGCTGCTCGATATTTTACAACTTTCACCTGAACAATTGTTATCAGGCGCAATTTTAGCCAGTGAACAGTTTAAATTACGTGTGCCACGTGCTTTTGTTGCAAAAATGCAAAAGTCGAATCCATTCGACCCACTCCTATTGCAAGTTTTGCCACATCATTTAGAACTTGAAGAACATGCGGGCTTTGTTACAGATCCTTTGGGGGAAGAAGCTGCCAATCAATTGGCTGGGGTATTACATAAATACAAATCTCGTTTTTTATTGACCCTGACAGGCGCATGTGCAATACATTGTCGTTATTGCTTCCGCCGTCATTTTCCCTATCAAGAGAATTTGCCTAAAAATGAGGATTGGCAGCATATCAAAAATTACTTACTCAATCATCCTGACATTAATGAAGTGATTTTAAGTGGTGGAGATCCGCTGACTTTATCCAATCGTAAATTAGCGCTATGGTTAGAACGTCTTGAATCTTTGCAACAAATTAAGATTTTAAGAATTCACTCACGTGTCCCGATTGTTATTCCTGAAAGAATCGATGAGGAATTAACTTACTTATTGAAAAACAGTCGGCTACGTGTCATCCTAGTGGTGCATGCTAATCATGCTGCGGAACTTGATTCAACGACTTGTAGTAAACTTTCAAGTTTGGTTCAACAGCAAGTTTTGGTTTTAAACCAATCTGTGTTGCTTAAAGGTGTGAATGATTCCACAGAAGTGTTGGTTGAACTCAGTCAACGCTTGTTTGAGGCAGGTGTATTACCGTATTATTTACATGTATTAGACAAAGTTAAAGGTGCACATCACTTTGATCTACAAGCAGATACCATTGATCAGATTTATACAGATCTTCTGGCCAACCTCCCTGGATATTTAGTTCCAAAGTTGGTTCGAGAGATTGCGGGAGAGAAAAATAAAACACCGCTGTTTGGGGCTATAACTTTTTAG